One genomic window of Chitinophagaceae bacterium includes the following:
- a CDS encoding T9SS type A sorting domain-containing protein yields MKKLTTNMVLLFVCLAVFNVTALRAQTFQNTMLPAGSDNYVAGVAVSSDYWVIGNTNSFAPSLGTEHILFSRYTGATGASAWDRKYYDGANPTISYTATDIQAGYGNFTASPSTSQLPCSFSVCPVFAPAVNAVAVPKSKNYFYVSGYYKDPALGVRRPVMIKFDNNGNILWVRTNIFAAGAIYDETGISIESCPNGDAIMVSSVTNPATGITFPAITRVDINGVLLWRFFYNPPTFQIPANFIPHQSCVYREFLNGNVNDPIGITITGERNVPGVAGSTHFVMRVRYDGMMLWKVDYPFTTPSGVLPKDQGWDIMFEDETVGVAGTVDNFVITGLSNGVGVGNTPGCLGFLSRVNVNTGAFVNAHRFGVPGTTAAPKPITYGQGIYQARLIAKDVVITGGVDDPNTGIFSDTYLLEMDITNGTIVRAHHYALTTPNFPRTESVVSVSGGYPTPGYFISTNSLNTYGGATLTDAHVIKTDGIGMVNPTTCHSDTLKLIVDTVKSTPNQYCTDQLCDNFIQHQLVMKKKTPAHVLCFSPLKLADDITASLELGENEIGVYPNPVNSSVTMQLYFTANNAGDYNIKVVDINGRVVSNISQHFESGDQQLEIETAVLSDGMYFISVSDGLHSASTKFIKIK; encoded by the coding sequence ATGAAAAAATTAACTACGAACATGGTACTGCTGTTTGTTTGCCTTGCAGTATTCAACGTAACAGCACTTCGTGCACAAACATTTCAGAATACTATGCTTCCGGCAGGCTCTGACAATTATGTTGCAGGCGTAGCAGTAAGCAGTGATTATTGGGTAATTGGAAACACCAACAGCTTTGCGCCTTCACTGGGTACGGAACACATCCTGTTCTCCCGCTATACAGGTGCTACCGGTGCCTCGGCATGGGACCGTAAATACTATGACGGAGCAAATCCAACCATTTCTTATACCGCTACTGATATTCAGGCAGGATACGGCAACTTCACCGCATCACCTTCAACAAGTCAGTTGCCTTGCAGTTTTTCGGTGTGCCCGGTTTTTGCACCCGCAGTAAATGCAGTGGCGGTGCCGAAATCAAAAAACTATTTTTATGTAAGTGGTTATTACAAAGATCCTGCGCTTGGTGTTCGCCGGCCGGTGATGATCAAATTTGATAATAATGGCAATATACTGTGGGTACGTACCAATATTTTTGCTGCAGGAGCCATTTATGATGAAACAGGTATTTCTATTGAGTCGTGCCCTAATGGTGATGCGATCATGGTTTCATCTGTTACCAATCCTGCAACAGGAATAACTTTTCCGGCTATCACACGTGTGGATATTAACGGCGTGTTGCTTTGGAGGTTTTTTTATAACCCACCTACTTTCCAGATTCCTGCCAACTTCATTCCACACCAATCATGTGTTTACCGTGAGTTCTTAAACGGCAATGTAAATGATCCCATTGGAATTACCATTACCGGTGAACGGAATGTGCCCGGCGTTGCAGGCTCTACTCATTTTGTTATGCGTGTTCGATATGATGGAATGATGCTTTGGAAAGTAGATTATCCATTTACTACACCAAGCGGTGTTTTACCAAAGGATCAGGGATGGGATATTATGTTTGAAGATGAGACCGTTGGCGTTGCCGGTACAGTGGACAATTTTGTAATTACAGGATTATCAAATGGAGTAGGAGTTGGGAACACTCCTGGTTGCCTCGGCTTTCTTTCAAGGGTAAACGTAAATACAGGCGCATTTGTAAATGCACATCGTTTCGGCGTACCCGGAACGACTGCGGCACCGAAGCCAATTACTTATGGACAGGGAATTTATCAGGCCAGGCTGATCGCGAAAGACGTAGTAATTACAGGTGGAGTAGATGATCCGAATACCGGTATTTTTTCAGACACCTATCTGCTCGAAATGGATATTACAAATGGTACAATAGTCAGGGCACATCACTACGCGCTTACCACACCCAATTTCCCTCGTACAGAAAGTGTAGTTTCAGTGAGCGGAGGTTATCCGACTCCCGGTTATTTCATCAGCACGAATTCACTGAATACCTATGGTGGAGCTACACTTACCGATGCGCATGTGATTAAAACAGATGGAATTGGTATGGTAAATCCAACTACTTGTCATTCAGACACCTTGAAATTAATAGTGGACACTGTAAAATCTACGCCCAATCAATATTGCACGGATCAGCTTTGTGATAATTTTATACAGCATCAGTTAGTCATGAAGAAAAAGACGCCCGCGCATGTGCTTTGTTTCTCTCCGCTTAAATTGGCCGATGATATTACAGCATCACTTGAACTTGGAGAAAATGAAATCGGTGTGTATCCGAATCCTGTAAATAGTAGTGTAACTATGCAACTGTACTTTACCGCCAATAATGCAGGTGATTACAACATTAAAGTGGTGGACATTAACGGAAGAGTGGTAAGTAATATCAGTCAACATTTTGAATCAGGAGATCAACAACTCGAAATTGAAACGGCGGTTCTTTCAGATGGTATGTACTTTATTTCAGTTTCTGACGGATTACATTCAGCTTCCACTAAATTTATCAAGATCAAATAA
- a CDS encoding PorT family protein, with protein sequence MKKLKALLIITVLLFTCSPAAHSQVLITLLLGDKLNSDKLEFGLDGGVNFLNMSNTVNAKILPDWNLGFYFDFKLKEKLFLHTGVRVKAKMGTKGLDPYTLNSIYLDSVFATGSVERKINYFNVPVLMRYRIVDYFHAEGGIQLGLRYTAFDNFKNTVVDKDDLVFANSIKDSLSRLDAGIQFGLGYKLKQGKGMTICADYYFGFVDVNNFIAGSQKNSAIYLNVSVPIGKGKAEKKASEKAAEETEEVK encoded by the coding sequence ATGAAAAAACTAAAAGCGTTGCTTATAATAACTGTGTTGCTGTTTACCTGTAGTCCCGCAGCACATTCACAAGTACTCATCACTTTGCTGTTGGGCGATAAATTAAATTCAGATAAACTTGAGTTCGGACTCGATGGAGGCGTGAATTTTTTAAACATGAGTAATACAGTCAATGCCAAGATACTTCCAGACTGGAATCTTGGTTTTTATTTTGATTTTAAACTGAAAGAAAAACTTTTTCTGCATACCGGCGTGCGCGTGAAAGCAAAAATGGGAACGAAAGGACTTGATCCATATACCCTGAATAGCATCTATCTTGACAGTGTTTTTGCTACAGGTTCTGTAGAAAGGAAAATTAATTACTTTAATGTTCCGGTATTGATGCGTTACCGCATTGTTGATTATTTTCATGCAGAAGGTGGTATTCAGTTGGGATTACGTTATACCGCCTTCGACAATTTCAAAAATACGGTAGTTGACAAAGATGATCTTGTATTTGCCAATAGTATTAAGGATAGTCTTAGCAGGTTAGATGCAGGGATACAATTTGGTTTGGGGTATAAACTTAAGCAAGGAAAGGGAATGACCATTTGTGCAGATTACTATTTTGGATTTGTTGATGTAAATAATTTTATCGCGGGCAGTCAGAAAAATTCAGCCATTTATTTAAATGTGAGTGTGCCTATTGGTAAAGGTAAAGCCGAGAAAAAGGCGTCAGAGAAAGCCGCTGAAGAAACGGAGGAGGTTAAATAA
- a CDS encoding T9SS type A sorting domain-containing protein, which produces MKNINLPNVLSFLIAALLLISSSAADAQNCIPPLKQVVLYDQSGNFYVYWKPATTGTSVNYKVQVKCVDLPACFYTVTVTNANVLHMNGGYLGVKIPALPMLSSTVKLSIFAPNCPDQFTLAFVLTLDIITDNLDIAIASCDSDTCKLVVSKWTKLKNLSDYATSKCGGGAAVAASTVSAIDAPIDILLRKTAAGKWQMKSLDTLNCDSCYVFNFQISCPSGSIYYVQDTICFNYTGPDIGCRESGILAALNPLTIYPNPATDYCTIRIDLKEAADVSVALYNSIGQQLNMEDLAGSLDEGMNELEFSVADLSPGLYIVELRINNDVKRLKLLKF; this is translated from the coding sequence ATGAAAAACATAAACCTACCCAACGTTCTTTCGTTTTTGATCGCTGCGCTGTTGCTGATCTCCTCAAGTGCGGCTGATGCGCAAAATTGTATTCCTCCGTTGAAGCAGGTTGTATTGTATGATCAGTCCGGTAACTTTTATGTGTATTGGAAACCTGCAACAACGGGCACTTCCGTAAACTATAAAGTGCAGGTAAAGTGTGTGGACTTGCCGGCGTGTTTCTATACAGTAACTGTAACAAATGCGAATGTGCTGCATATGAATGGAGGATACCTCGGCGTTAAAATCCCCGCGTTACCAATGTTGTCCTCCACGGTAAAACTCAGCATTTTCGCACCCAATTGTCCTGATCAGTTTACGCTGGCGTTTGTACTTACACTGGATATCATAACCGATAACCTTGATATTGCCATTGCTTCCTGTGATAGTGATACCTGTAAGCTGGTAGTAAGCAAATGGACCAAGCTGAAGAATCTTTCTGATTATGCAACATCAAAATGTGGTGGAGGCGCTGCTGTAGCTGCATCAACTGTAAGCGCGATTGACGCACCAATAGATATTTTGCTCCGTAAAACAGCGGCCGGTAAATGGCAAATGAAGAGCCTCGACACTTTAAATTGTGATTCCTGTTATGTCTTTAACTTCCAGATTTCCTGTCCAAGTGGCAGTATTTATTATGTGCAGGATACTATTTGTTTCAATTATACGGGACCTGACATCGGATGCAGAGAATCCGGTATTTTGGCTGCATTAAATCCGCTGACCATCTATCCGAATCCTGCTACTGATTATTGCACCATCAGGATTGATCTGAAAGAAGCAGCAGATGTTTCAGTGGCGCTTTACAATTCAATTGGTCAACAATTGAACATGGAAGATTTGGCAGGTTCACTGGATGAAGGAATGAATGAATTGGAATTTTCTGTAGCTGATCTTTCTCCCGGATTATATATTGTTGAACTACGTATAAATAATGATGTAAAAAGATTGAAGCTGCTGAAATTTTAA